A portion of the Myxococcales bacterium genome contains these proteins:
- the sppA gene encoding signal peptide peptidase SppA, which produces MRTSKLAFTALCTGLTLAATAEAGEPMAPRAERISSPGRSASTDDTSQAIVLNPANVANMPSWETRWTGFGCFDVEAPAGGPPRAKVNCGHAFEAATPLMFGLATGLRFDYVQPPSAAGLPYNGVDYSWLTWALAYRFGDRASFGASIQRSYSSNIFTDALLGVSAGLSVRPFSQLALAAVAHDFNGPSIVKIAAGFPILDQSYVLSAALRPTGRRDLELAIDAKYLQGTDQWIPRASLGIDVPYVGRARGDVEIAHLPNDQRRGVVATAGLELGFGGHASFGGGLAFGNGLGRPSSLGAFGSAAIRGYSVPGVLRPERAVSIRIESTPGARGHMKLLRSLWTMADDPSVSALALIVRDEPASSYAHAEEVADAIRVLRARGKKVLCSLEIGGPRSLYVCAHADRTVINPAGGIRYSGLKFQYFYLKGLLDKLGVKAEILRISDHKAAPEQFTNERASDTARADKEDLLRNFEAVFTKSVAQGRKISEERVRAATLRGPFIAPEARDAGFVDGYAHDDQIDDVVSEMLGRKVSLEKWKDEKKAPAAFGPRAKIGVLLVQGDMIDGRSETVPLLNIRLLGSYTIQEQAKRLKDDPTVKAVVLRIESPGGSSMAADVMWRELSELAKKKPLIVSMGSSAASGGYYIASPGRTIFALPLTITGSIGIFYGKADVSELLRKIGVNVETYKATPRADAESFYRGFTDDEREALRVKILQFYDMFLSRVAEGRHMTKEQVNAVGQGRVWTGQQAKQLGLVDRLGGLREALAAAREAGGLPYDAPILEVPPPDKTLVEQALSAAGFGSLSILPPLPAQLRDAAQGLAPFVAHKGETPLARLEWAPEGEEAARDDDEP; this is translated from the coding sequence ATGAGAACCTCGAAGCTTGCTTTTACTGCGCTCTGCACGGGCCTCACGTTGGCCGCGACCGCCGAAGCCGGTGAGCCGATGGCGCCGCGGGCGGAGCGGATCTCGTCGCCCGGTCGCTCCGCGTCTACCGACGACACCTCGCAGGCCATCGTCCTCAACCCCGCGAACGTGGCCAACATGCCCTCGTGGGAAACACGCTGGACCGGCTTCGGGTGTTTCGACGTGGAGGCGCCGGCGGGCGGGCCGCCGCGCGCGAAGGTCAACTGCGGCCACGCCTTCGAGGCTGCCACGCCGCTCATGTTCGGCCTCGCGACGGGGCTTCGTTTCGACTACGTGCAGCCGCCCTCGGCGGCGGGGCTTCCGTACAACGGCGTCGACTACAGCTGGCTGACGTGGGCCCTCGCCTACCGCTTTGGCGATCGCGCGTCCTTCGGCGCGAGCATCCAGCGCTCCTACTCGTCGAACATCTTCACCGACGCCCTCCTCGGCGTGTCGGCGGGCCTCAGCGTTCGCCCCTTCTCGCAGCTCGCGCTCGCCGCCGTCGCCCACGACTTCAACGGCCCAAGCATCGTGAAGATCGCCGCGGGCTTCCCCATCCTCGATCAGAGCTACGTGCTCTCGGCGGCCCTAAGGCCGACGGGGCGCCGCGACCTCGAGCTGGCGATTGACGCGAAGTACCTGCAGGGGACCGATCAATGGATTCCGCGCGCGTCGCTCGGCATCGATGTGCCGTACGTGGGACGCGCCCGCGGTGACGTCGAGATCGCGCACCTTCCGAACGATCAGCGGCGCGGTGTCGTGGCCACGGCCGGACTCGAGCTTGGCTTTGGCGGGCATGCTTCCTTTGGTGGCGGCCTCGCCTTCGGCAACGGTCTCGGACGACCGAGCAGCCTCGGCGCCTTCGGCAGCGCCGCCATCCGTGGCTACTCCGTTCCCGGCGTGCTCCGCCCCGAGCGCGCCGTCTCCATCCGCATCGAATCGACACCGGGGGCGCGCGGGCACATGAAGCTGCTGCGCAGTCTCTGGACCATGGCCGACGATCCGAGCGTCTCGGCGCTTGCGCTCATCGTCCGCGACGAGCCGGCGAGCTCGTACGCGCACGCCGAGGAGGTCGCTGACGCCATTCGCGTCCTTCGCGCACGAGGCAAGAAGGTCCTGTGCAGCCTCGAGATTGGCGGGCCGCGCTCTCTTTACGTGTGCGCGCACGCGGACCGAACGGTCATCAACCCCGCCGGCGGCATTCGGTATTCGGGCCTCAAGTTCCAGTACTTCTACTTGAAAGGCCTCTTGGACAAGCTCGGCGTCAAGGCCGAGATCCTTCGCATCAGCGATCACAAGGCCGCGCCCGAGCAGTTCACCAACGAGCGAGCCAGCGACACGGCACGCGCCGACAAGGAAGACCTGCTGCGCAATTTCGAAGCGGTCTTCACCAAGAGCGTGGCGCAAGGTCGCAAGATCAGCGAAGAGCGCGTCCGCGCCGCCACCTTGCGCGGGCCTTTCATCGCACCGGAGGCGCGCGACGCGGGCTTCGTGGATGGCTACGCGCACGATGATCAGATCGACGACGTCGTGTCGGAGATGCTCGGCCGCAAGGTCTCGCTCGAGAAGTGGAAGGACGAAAAGAAGGCGCCGGCAGCCTTTGGGCCGCGCGCCAAGATCGGCGTGCTCCTCGTGCAGGGCGACATGATCGACGGCCGCTCCGAGACGGTGCCGCTGCTCAACATTCGCCTCCTCGGCTCTTACACGATCCAAGAGCAGGCCAAGCGCCTCAAGGATGATCCCACGGTGAAGGCCGTCGTGCTCCGCATCGAGAGCCCCGGCGGTTCGTCGATGGCGGCTGACGTCATGTGGCGCGAGCTGTCGGAGTTGGCCAAGAAGAAGCCGCTCATCGTGAGCATGGGCTCGTCGGCGGCGAGCGGTGGCTACTACATCGCGTCGCCGGGCCGCACCATCTTTGCGCTGCCGCTCACGATCACCGGGAGCATCGGCATCTTCTACGGCAAGGCTGACGTGAGCGAGCTGCTGCGCAAGATCGGCGTCAACGTCGAAACCTACAAGGCGACGCCGCGCGCCGACGCCGAGTCCTTTTACCGCGGCTTCACCGACGACGAGCGCGAGGCGCTCCGCGTGAAGATTCTCCAGTTTTACGACATGTTCCTGTCGCGCGTGGCGGAGGGCCGTCACATGACCAAAGAGCAAGTGAACGCCGTCGGGCAGGGCCGCGTGTGGACGGGACAACAAGCGAAACAGCTCGGTCTCGTCGATCGTTTGGGGGGCTTGCGCGAGGCGCTCGCTGCCGCTCGCGAAGCCGGTGGCTTGCCCTACGACGCGCCCATCCTCGAGGTGCCGCCGCCGGACAAGACGTTGGTGGAGCAAGCGCTCTCGGCGGCCGGCTTCGGAAGCCTGTCGATCTTGCCGCCTTTGCCCGCGCAACTGCGCGACGCCGCCCAGGGGCTCGCGCCCTTCGTCGCCCACAAGGGGGAGACGCCTCTCGCTCGTCTCGAGTGGGCACCGGAAGGTGAAGAAGCGGCCCGCGACGACGATGAGCCGTGA
- a CDS encoding DUF2505 domain-containing protein: protein MDFEVAHEFDIPLDAVELAVLSPMLVDNLKPRLSGVESVEQTAHHFTGTELERVWAYQANVKLPAFARPYVTKEMCSWEERSVYRVVDHASSWSIRPHKKPEWAKYFTAQGEYRLLPLAGGRTRRVVLGALSLFVPQGLRQLGERLIFAEVQKTLAAEAATLTDLATLA, encoded by the coding sequence ATGGACTTTGAGGTGGCGCACGAGTTCGACATCCCGCTCGACGCGGTGGAGCTCGCCGTGCTTTCGCCGATGCTCGTCGACAACCTGAAGCCGCGACTCTCGGGGGTCGAGTCGGTCGAGCAAACGGCACACCACTTCACCGGGACCGAGCTCGAACGCGTGTGGGCCTACCAGGCCAACGTGAAGCTCCCGGCCTTCGCTCGTCCGTACGTCACCAAGGAGATGTGCTCCTGGGAGGAGCGCTCCGTCTACCGCGTCGTCGATCACGCGTCGTCGTGGAGCATTCGCCCCCACAAGAAGCCCGAGTGGGCGAAGTACTTCACCGCGCAGGGCGAATACCGCCTCCTGCCCCTTGCCGGTGGTCGCACGCGGCGCGTCGTCCTTGGCGCCCTCTCGCTCTTCGTGCCGCAAGGCCTTCGCCAGCTCGGCGAGCGCCTCATCTTCGCCGAAGTGCAAAAGACCCTCGCCGCCGAAGCGGCCACGCTCACTGATCTCGCCACGCTTGCTTGA
- a CDS encoding right-handed parallel beta-helix repeat-containing protein: protein MSARRLALVLLAVSSPFAVAHCNVEDEEAGQLTQELTTWTRCAAEAAPTPGDICTVPGTRTVRYGARGKYTKKVVTGRIECSDGAFGVTVPTPYQNFCDYSGDTLPAPVPSTPTPTPTPTPTPTPTPTPTPTPTPTPTPTTTPPPVTPPATVTWTRCAAEAAPAPGDTCTFTGRREVRYGVPGAYTVKVATGAIKCEDGAFGVTVPTPYQNFCDYSSADLSGASSPPPATPPPATTPPATPPPSSPPPATGAPGPRVTTFTSSAPITATPGQVISGVRISNPNGPCIVITVANVTVRDSDIGPCGGGANIAVTSGANGVVLEYNSIHDGFRGVLVDNSTNVTTSKNKLTTFKGGCEGCGSAIEYDYATGGTIDGNQVRGQNYASDAVSFFEASNIRLTNNDINVGISEPSSAGFTMGDMRPGSGHDPGKNNYVAYNTVRQTGGSAAGVFGSSGNTVLEKNCFTAGIQAYNYSGIFVGVTVQKNVINMASPDFFVPNTAVITGWATNVDSTNCALVPQ from the coding sequence ATGTCAGCTCGCCGCCTCGCGCTCGTCCTCCTCGCCGTGTCATCGCCCTTCGCCGTGGCGCATTGCAACGTCGAGGACGAAGAAGCGGGCCAGCTTACGCAGGAGCTGACGACGTGGACCCGTTGCGCTGCCGAGGCGGCACCGACGCCGGGCGATATTTGTACGGTGCCAGGGACGCGGACCGTGCGCTATGGCGCGCGGGGCAAATACACGAAGAAGGTCGTCACTGGCCGCATCGAGTGCAGCGACGGCGCCTTCGGCGTGACGGTGCCCACGCCGTATCAGAACTTCTGCGATTACAGCGGCGACACGCTACCCGCGCCGGTGCCGTCCACGCCAACGCCAACGCCAACGCCAACGCCAACGCCAACCCCAACCCCAACCCCAACCCCAACGCCAACCCCAACGCCGACGCCGACCACGACGCCCCCGCCGGTCACGCCGCCGGCCACCGTCACCTGGACGCGCTGCGCGGCTGAGGCGGCACCCGCGCCGGGCGACACGTGCACCTTCACCGGCCGTCGCGAGGTCCGTTACGGCGTGCCCGGCGCGTACACCGTGAAGGTCGCTACCGGAGCGATCAAGTGTGAAGACGGCGCCTTCGGCGTCACCGTGCCCACGCCGTACCAGAACTTCTGCGACTACAGCTCCGCCGACCTGAGCGGCGCGTCGTCGCCGCCTCCGGCCACGCCCCCGCCGGCAACGACCCCTCCCGCCACTCCGCCGCCGAGTTCGCCCCCACCCGCAACCGGCGCCCCCGGGCCGCGCGTCACGACCTTCACGAGCTCGGCTCCGATCACCGCTACGCCAGGGCAGGTCATCTCGGGCGTTCGCATCTCGAACCCCAACGGGCCGTGCATCGTCATCACCGTGGCGAACGTCACCGTTCGCGATAGCGACATCGGTCCCTGCGGTGGCGGAGCCAACATCGCGGTTACGAGCGGCGCGAACGGGGTCGTTCTCGAATACAACTCGATCCACGACGGCTTCCGCGGCGTCTTGGTCGACAACAGCACCAATGTGACGACCAGCAAGAACAAGCTCACGACCTTCAAAGGTGGCTGCGAAGGGTGCGGCTCGGCCATCGAATACGACTATGCCACCGGCGGCACCATCGACGGCAACCAGGTGCGTGGGCAGAACTACGCTAGCGACGCCGTCAGCTTCTTCGAAGCGAGCAACATTCGGCTGACGAACAACGACATCAACGTCGGCATCTCCGAGCCGTCCTCGGCCGGCTTCACCATGGGCGACATGCGGCCCGGCTCAGGTCACGACCCCGGCAAGAACAACTACGTGGCCTACAACACGGTGCGCCAGACCGGCGGCAGTGCGGCCGGGGTCTTCGGCTCGAGCGGCAACACGGTGCTCGAGAAGAACTGTTTCACGGCCGGTATCCAGGCCTACAACTACTCGGGCATCTTCGTCGGCGTGACGGTGCAGAAGAACGTCATCAACATGGCGTCCCCCGACTTCTTCGTGCCCAACACCGCGGTCATCACCGGCTGGGCCACCAACGTCGACAGCACGAACTGCGCTCTCGTGCCGCAGTGA
- a CDS encoding response regulator, producing the protein MATKVLVFESDNAFATELRSELGKLGCATTIVDDGNVGLQAAATERPDLILLSIELPRMNGFSVCNKLKKDPTLREVPLIIMSSESSEETFEQHKKLRTRAEDYVHKPIAFGELMRHIQPFVPLTGGDAGEGEGGIVVDDEVQIDDSVAMSRPPAGISGAPRALSNHPSHPSLRAVDAEVDAFAESAFGRLTGSDPPAPPVQPTSARPSVKPPPSVHPAPMDAYATEEPPLARPQSARPVSAPIPESARRDSGSLAAARSAELEHAAERESAKSAELAREVERLRRDNERLSGDLDSMSRSVESAGRGAQEAEDNVGRLQRELEELRGKLATAGKSGGVSAREFLELRENLNRKDKEILQLKETVSRRDKELIESRDRTLGLERTKQEGDDKILAVERQLADVREKNEALAADREQAKKITEETRAKVQKLHGELEGKSREIDELRARHAEEIARSEATLADIKNEMGESWAKRLDDAREEHRRELDLAKEEHGKALEQATLQKQREAERVQRDHEAALREETQRGARERERAVAEREAELSEQYATELASRQQEHQDELAAVRAEHARQLDQASTTRQADLQAAERAAGDRLAVRERELERQHTVAIAAITVTKDQELAQKDQALADAIREKDAMLVAVERDRDERIASVQSERDQQIARLERERAEQIQAIERDRDTLVAALEQDRESTVAAVEAEKNRHIAALEAERDQKVAAAERDRDEKVAAAIAERDQRVGAVERERDQRVADLERIRTTELAEAGRQLEERLASQKAEHEGAMASLQASHGAMVEELESDRDERLLRMTRETDELRATATSGQQRIASLETEVARTTDAFATLAIQKREADTQNAARITALESELAAAAQRQGDVDRELLGARERIATLENDLGDVKTELDALKRRLSFETGRANRAFAKWEEDRVSLDRAKDALAMVLAQIEDAEARSID; encoded by the coding sequence ATGGCCACCAAGGTTCTCGTCTTCGAGAGCGACAACGCGTTCGCGACCGAGCTCCGAAGCGAGCTCGGAAAGTTGGGATGTGCAACGACCATCGTCGACGACGGCAACGTCGGACTGCAGGCGGCGGCGACGGAGCGACCCGACCTCATCCTTCTTTCCATCGAGCTGCCGCGCATGAACGGGTTCTCCGTCTGCAACAAGCTCAAGAAGGATCCCACGCTACGCGAGGTCCCGCTCATCATCATGTCGAGCGAGTCGAGCGAAGAGACCTTCGAGCAACACAAGAAGCTCCGCACACGCGCCGAAGACTACGTGCACAAGCCCATCGCCTTCGGCGAGCTCATGCGCCACATTCAGCCGTTCGTTCCGCTGACGGGCGGGGACGCGGGTGAGGGCGAGGGCGGCATCGTCGTCGACGACGAGGTGCAGATCGATGACTCGGTGGCGATGTCGAGGCCCCCGGCCGGCATCTCAGGGGCGCCGCGCGCCCTCAGCAATCATCCGAGCCATCCCAGCTTGCGTGCCGTCGACGCGGAGGTCGACGCCTTCGCCGAGTCAGCCTTTGGTCGACTCACGGGGAGCGATCCTCCGGCGCCTCCAGTGCAACCCACGAGCGCGAGGCCCAGCGTAAAGCCCCCGCCAAGCGTGCACCCCGCGCCCATGGACGCCTACGCGACGGAGGAGCCGCCGCTGGCGCGTCCCCAGAGCGCGCGCCCCGTCTCGGCGCCGATCCCTGAAAGCGCCCGCCGTGACTCGGGCTCGCTCGCTGCGGCGCGGAGCGCCGAGCTGGAACACGCGGCGGAGCGCGAAAGCGCAAAGAGCGCCGAGCTCGCTCGCGAGGTGGAGCGACTGCGGCGCGACAACGAGCGCCTCTCGGGCGATCTCGACTCCATGAGCCGGAGCGTCGAGTCCGCGGGACGCGGGGCTCAGGAAGCGGAGGACAACGTCGGTCGCTTGCAGCGGGAGCTCGAAGAGCTGCGCGGAAAGCTCGCGACGGCAGGCAAGTCCGGCGGCGTGTCGGCGCGCGAGTTCCTAGAGCTCCGCGAGAACCTCAACCGCAAGGACAAGGAGATCCTTCAGCTCAAGGAGACCGTCAGCCGCCGCGACAAGGAGCTCATCGAGAGTCGCGATCGCACCCTCGGCCTCGAGCGCACCAAGCAAGAGGGCGACGACAAGATCCTGGCCGTGGAACGGCAGCTCGCCGACGTGCGCGAGAAGAACGAAGCCCTGGCCGCCGACCGCGAGCAGGCGAAGAAGATCACGGAGGAGACCCGCGCGAAGGTTCAGAAGCTCCACGGCGAGCTCGAGGGCAAGAGCCGCGAAATCGACGAGCTGCGCGCGCGCCACGCGGAAGAGATCGCGAGGAGCGAAGCCACGCTCGCCGACATCAAGAACGAGATGGGCGAGTCGTGGGCCAAGCGCCTCGACGACGCGCGCGAAGAACACCGTCGCGAGCTCGACCTGGCCAAAGAAGAGCACGGCAAGGCCCTCGAACAGGCGACCTTGCAGAAGCAGCGCGAAGCGGAGCGCGTCCAGCGCGACCACGAAGCGGCGCTGCGCGAAGAGACGCAGCGGGGTGCGCGCGAGCGCGAACGCGCAGTGGCGGAGCGCGAGGCGGAGCTTAGCGAGCAATACGCCACGGAGCTCGCGTCGCGCCAACAGGAGCACCAGGACGAGCTCGCCGCGGTACGGGCCGAGCACGCGCGGCAACTCGATCAAGCGTCGACGACGCGTCAGGCGGACCTCCAGGCCGCCGAACGGGCCGCCGGGGATCGGCTGGCGGTCCGCGAGCGCGAGCTCGAGCGTCAACACACTGTGGCCATCGCGGCCATCACGGTGACGAAAGATCAGGAGCTCGCTCAAAAGGACCAGGCGCTGGCCGACGCCATCCGAGAGAAGGACGCGATGCTGGTGGCCGTCGAGCGCGATCGCGATGAGCGCATCGCGTCGGTGCAGAGCGAGCGGGATCAGCAGATCGCGCGGCTCGAACGAGAGCGGGCCGAACAGATCCAAGCCATCGAACGCGATCGCGACACGCTCGTGGCGGCCCTCGAGCAAGACCGTGAGAGCACCGTCGCTGCCGTCGAGGCGGAGAAGAATCGACACATCGCCGCCCTCGAGGCGGAGCGCGACCAGAAGGTCGCGGCGGCCGAGCGTGACCGCGACGAGAAGGTCGCCGCCGCCATCGCCGAGCGCGATCAGCGCGTGGGCGCCGTCGAACGCGAGCGCGACCAGCGCGTCGCGGACCTGGAGCGCATTCGCACGACGGAGCTCGCCGAGGCGGGACGCCAGCTCGAGGAGCGACTCGCGTCGCAGAAGGCGGAGCATGAAGGCGCGATGGCGAGCCTTCAGGCGAGCCACGGCGCCATGGTCGAGGAGCTCGAGAGCGATCGCGACGAACGGCTCCTGCGAATGACGCGAGAGACCGACGAGCTTCGCGCCACGGCGACGAGTGGCCAGCAGCGAATCGCTTCGCTCGAGACGGAGGTGGCTCGAACAACCGACGCTTTCGCCACGCTCGCCATTCAAAAGCGGGAAGCCGACACCCAGAACGCGGCGCGCATCACCGCCCTCGAGTCGGAGCTCGCCGCCGCCGCGCAGCGACAGGGTGACGTGGATCGCGAGCTCTTGGGCGCCCGCGAGCGCATCGCGACGCTCGAGAACGACCTCGGTGACGTCAAGACCGAGCTCGACGCGCTCAAGCGCCGCCTCAGCTTCGAAACGGGACGCGCGAACCGGGCCTTCGCGAAGTGGGAAGAGGATCGGGTCTCTCTCGATCGGGCAAAGGACGCGCTAGCCATGGTGCTGGCGCAAATCGAAGACGCGGAAGCGCGCTCGATCGACTGA
- a CDS encoding protein kinase, with protein sequence MFQQGELVGDRYRVVRQLGHGGSATTYEAELLADGRHVALKHIGLRSLDDWKVLELFEREARVLAHLTHPSIPRYIDHFSLETPNGPSFFLAQELAPGRSLAAWRRDGWHPGEDELKELALRLLEVLRYLHGLNPAVIHRDIKPENVLRDDGGNLWLVDFGAVRDTPSSTFTAGSTIVGTFGYMAPEQLHGSARPASDLYGLGCTLLFLMTGRPPNDLPHRELKIDFSKHVSTSSTFNGWLERMIEPAPERRFASAHLALVALRDGKGSGTAKAAPSKKRVAVLAVLLAVLAGASVPILRALRVAPMPEAAGPKEGVRGITAPRPRLPRYALLKYVSAFPAHVSAILDIGFTRDGSALLTASVDQSVKQWSAQNGTPIRVFGSHSDKAGSVFSSVDGRHVVSGGDTTVKVWDAATGALVRTMNAGGAVRAAALSPDGKTVAVARLDGVVAMVAFEDGKTLRTLEHSKARLHTVAFSPDGRFLASAGDDKLILLWDAATGARKATFGGHTKTVGEVVFAPDSLTFISASDDRTARMWNVAAGRALQTMNLHTDEVWAVAFSPDGAVAATGGKEGKIGLWSTLTGKLLEEHNGAERGTLAMAFSPDGSRLATAHGTGNVRLWNVNGKRKTTVPAFAALAKETTPSPAESKETALYADAMVLVDEWHGRPEPLANAEAKLKEALTLTPTFALAHAGLARIALKRAYVGGSEYRPEGLTAAHAMADRALALDARCAEAFVVRAWLHRNGGDLSRAKAAAAEAEKLAPTAPSYLLLKADLMSKGGDLDGAEALLGRLITTTKDRTVAARAYGTLDTIYRERDDAPALDQVYRRVVDLEPESAWAKGNYANFLVDNGNFDKALEYGQAALRQMDYGAGRRTVAQAHTGKGIELLWDQGDLEGAKLAFSRAAAMDDTYFLAHYGLAAHALAVGDRDQAKRHLMLTLAQKADYAPAKTLFDSL encoded by the coding sequence ATGTTTCAACAAGGTGAGCTGGTTGGGGACCGCTATCGCGTCGTGCGCCAGTTGGGCCATGGCGGGTCGGCCACGACCTACGAGGCCGAGCTCTTGGCCGATGGACGTCACGTCGCGCTGAAACACATCGGCTTGCGGTCGCTCGACGATTGGAAGGTCCTCGAGCTCTTCGAGCGAGAGGCGCGCGTCCTCGCACACCTGACGCACCCGTCGATCCCGCGCTACATCGATCACTTCTCCCTCGAGACGCCGAATGGGCCGTCGTTCTTTCTCGCTCAGGAGCTCGCACCGGGGCGTTCCCTTGCAGCCTGGCGGCGCGACGGTTGGCATCCCGGCGAAGACGAACTCAAGGAGCTGGCGCTCCGGTTGCTTGAGGTGCTCCGCTACCTTCACGGCCTAAACCCGGCGGTGATTCATCGCGACATCAAGCCGGAGAACGTCCTGCGCGACGACGGCGGCAACCTTTGGCTCGTCGACTTCGGCGCCGTGCGCGACACGCCGAGCTCGACCTTCACGGCAGGGAGCACCATCGTCGGGACCTTCGGTTACATGGCGCCGGAGCAGCTCCATGGCAGCGCCAGGCCTGCTAGCGACCTGTACGGCCTCGGGTGCACGTTGCTCTTCCTCATGACGGGGCGGCCCCCCAACGATCTGCCGCACCGGGAACTCAAGATCGACTTTTCGAAACACGTCTCCACGTCGTCGACGTTTAACGGATGGCTCGAGCGAATGATCGAGCCGGCGCCGGAGCGACGCTTCGCGTCGGCGCACCTCGCGTTGGTGGCGCTGCGTGACGGCAAGGGAAGCGGCACGGCGAAGGCGGCCCCTTCCAAGAAGCGCGTCGCCGTGCTCGCCGTTCTCCTCGCGGTGCTGGCCGGCGCCTCGGTGCCGATCTTGCGAGCCTTGCGCGTTGCCCCCATGCCGGAGGCCGCCGGCCCCAAAGAAGGGGTCCGCGGCATCACGGCGCCGCGGCCACGACTTCCGCGGTACGCGCTGCTGAAGTACGTCTCCGCTTTCCCCGCGCACGTGAGCGCGATCCTCGATATTGGGTTCACCCGCGACGGCAGCGCGCTCCTTACGGCGAGTGTGGATCAGTCCGTCAAACAGTGGAGCGCGCAGAACGGCACCCCGATCCGCGTCTTCGGCAGCCACTCCGACAAGGCAGGCTCGGTCTTTTCCTCGGTCGACGGCCGACACGTCGTCAGCGGTGGCGATACGACCGTGAAGGTTTGGGACGCCGCCACCGGAGCCCTCGTGCGAACGATGAACGCCGGTGGCGCGGTGCGCGCGGCAGCGCTCTCGCCCGATGGCAAGACGGTGGCCGTTGCGCGACTCGACGGTGTCGTCGCCATGGTGGCTTTCGAAGACGGCAAGACGCTTCGCACGCTGGAGCACTCGAAGGCGCGCCTTCATACCGTGGCCTTCAGCCCCGATGGCAGGTTCTTGGCGAGCGCCGGCGACGACAAGCTGATCCTTCTGTGGGACGCAGCCACCGGCGCTCGCAAGGCGACCTTCGGCGGTCACACCAAGACCGTGGGTGAAGTGGTCTTCGCCCCCGACAGCCTGACCTTCATCAGCGCCAGCGACGACCGAACGGCGCGGATGTGGAACGTCGCTGCCGGCCGTGCGCTCCAAACGATGAACCTCCACACGGACGAGGTCTGGGCCGTAGCCTTCTCACCCGACGGCGCCGTCGCCGCGACAGGCGGCAAGGAGGGCAAGATTGGCCTCTGGTCGACCCTCACCGGCAAGCTCCTCGAGGAGCACAACGGCGCCGAGCGCGGCACGTTGGCCATGGCCTTCTCACCCGACGGCTCGCGCCTCGCGACGGCCCATGGAACGGGAAACGTTCGCTTGTGGAACGTGAATGGCAAGCGCAAGACGACGGTGCCAGCCTTCGCAGCGCTCGCCAAAGAGACGACGCCGAGCCCCGCCGAGAGCAAGGAGACCGCGCTCTATGCAGATGCGATGGTGCTCGTCGACGAGTGGCACGGCCGGCCCGAACCCCTCGCCAACGCAGAAGCCAAGCTGAAAGAGGCGCTCACACTGACGCCCACCTTCGCGCTTGCACACGCGGGGTTAGCCCGCATCGCTCTGAAGCGCGCATACGTGGGCGGGAGCGAGTATCGGCCCGAGGGCCTCACGGCAGCGCACGCCATGGCCGACAGGGCATTGGCGCTCGACGCGCGCTGTGCCGAGGCGTTCGTGGTGCGGGCTTGGCTTCATCGCAACGGCGGAGACCTCTCACGGGCCAAAGCGGCAGCTGCCGAGGCGGAGAAGCTCGCGCCCACAGCTCCGAGCTACCTGCTCCTCAAAGCCGACCTCATGAGCAAGGGCGGCGACCTGGACGGTGCGGAGGCCCTCCTCGGACGACTTATCACCACCACCAAGGACCGCACCGTAGCCGCGCGCGCCTACGGCACGCTCGATACCATCTATCGCGAGCGGGACGACGCGCCGGCTTTGGACCAAGTCTACCGGCGCGTCGTCGACTTGGAGCCGGAATCGGCGTGGGCAAAGGGGAACTACGCAAACTTCCTCGTAGACAATGGCAACTTCGACAAGGCCCTCGAATACGGCCAGGCAGCGCTGCGCCAAATGGACTACGGGGCGGGCCGCCGCACGGTGGCACAGGCACACACCGGCAAGGGCATCGAGCTCTTGTGGGATCAGGGCGACCTCGAAGGCGCGAAGCTCGCGTTCTCCCGCGCCGCGGCCATGGACGACACGTACTTCCTCGCGCACTACGGGCTCGCCGCTCACGCGCTCGCGGTCGGCGACCGAGACCAGGCCAAGCGACACCTCATGCTGACGTTGGCCCAGAAGGCCGACTACGCTCCCGCAAAGACGCTCTTCGATTCGCTCTAA